The following coding sequences are from one Paenibacillus stellifer window:
- a CDS encoding tyrosine-type recombinase/integrase: MAYFRKRGAKWEYRVNYTDKKTGEQKVASKSGFSTKAEAKLAAAAIELDLAYYGFLPDGKELVSKFFEKWLEVYKKPNVKPITYSVQEQNVRLNILPRWGKLQMKDVNRNEYQEWINELRLNYSEGTVRRIHSIMSSAMNDAVHDFNILRENPLLKIKIPKDTTGTGKVKYFTREQLNQFLKAAKPVKNSKYKESMQYSALFTLLARTGLRIGEALALTWDDIDFEKQLLSVNKTLVYPLNSTPYISTPKSKTSGRTIKLDTPTVQIMKRQRINQKEVALRYENYKPAKDNIVFSQHDGRWLRTNVVRDYFKTVCKREGIPILSPHALRHSHAVHLLEAGANIKYVSERLGHKSVKITADTYLHVTQKIEDDALSLYERYVK; this comes from the coding sequence GTGGCATATTTCCGAAAGCGAGGCGCAAAGTGGGAGTACCGAGTAAATTACACAGACAAGAAGACTGGAGAACAGAAGGTAGCTTCAAAGAGCGGATTCTCAACGAAGGCTGAAGCAAAGTTGGCCGCCGCGGCCATTGAACTGGATTTGGCTTACTACGGTTTCCTGCCAGACGGAAAAGAATTAGTCAGCAAATTTTTCGAAAAATGGCTGGAGGTATACAAAAAGCCCAACGTAAAGCCCATCACATACTCCGTTCAGGAGCAGAATGTAAGGCTTAATATCTTACCGCGCTGGGGTAAATTACAGATGAAGGATGTGAACAGAAATGAGTATCAGGAATGGATAAATGAGCTGCGGTTGAATTACAGCGAGGGGACTGTCCGGAGAATTCACAGCATAATGAGCAGCGCGATGAACGATGCGGTCCATGACTTTAACATTCTTCGCGAGAACCCCCTGCTGAAGATCAAGATTCCAAAGGACACCACCGGAACAGGAAAGGTGAAATATTTCACTCGCGAACAATTGAATCAATTCCTGAAGGCGGCGAAGCCTGTAAAGAATTCAAAATACAAAGAGTCAATGCAGTATTCAGCGCTGTTCACTTTATTGGCCCGGACCGGGTTGCGGATCGGCGAAGCCCTCGCATTGACATGGGATGATATCGACTTTGAAAAACAGCTGCTAAGCGTAAATAAGACGCTTGTTTATCCCTTGAACTCAACCCCTTACATTTCAACGCCGAAATCAAAGACAAGCGGCAGAACAATTAAACTTGATACGCCAACCGTTCAAATTATGAAACGTCAACGAATTAACCAGAAAGAGGTGGCCCTGCGGTATGAGAACTATAAGCCAGCCAAAGATAACATTGTTTTCTCGCAACACGATGGACGATGGCTTCGAACAAACGTTGTCCGGGACTACTTCAAGACTGTGTGTAAGCGCGAAGGTATTCCCATCTTGTCACCTCACGCACTGCGGCATAGTCATGCAGTTCATCTGCTTGAAGCTGGCGCAAATATAAAATACGTGTCCGAGCGTCTTGGACATAAAAGTGTCAAGATCACAGCGGACACGTATTTGCATGTCACTCAAAAGATTGAAGACGACGCACTCTCCCTTTATGAAAGGTACGTCAAATAG
- a CDS encoding ImmA/IrrE family metallo-endopeptidase — MKHYRNTHLEDYAEHLYIQHDITSPEQITVSEISKRMGIIIEFTDVRFLRGASFRTLSGNPIILLDKSRSFQDQRIDFFHELGHLLLHIGNQLVMPEPFIKYQEESAEQFVLYALMPFSMIKRLELSPDRQQAITQLAETFVVGRELASKRYDQILRREFEGTVMAETAAAYIPGKEVELINPSEPQFSVYYDPSGTLDGPSQMVVILDEWTLMNCREIELPIGERLPEIDQDEMQTFDGIAVHQGDVVSFDGRVTLQVHELLFRHGLTRRKFIIHMHSVDMLMARDQAMSRRLDW, encoded by the coding sequence ATGAAACATTACAGAAACACCCACCTAGAAGACTACGCGGAACACCTTTACATACAACATGACATTACATCACCCGAACAAATAACCGTTTCTGAAATCAGCAAACGAATGGGGATTATTATTGAATTTACAGACGTTCGCTTTTTGAGAGGGGCTTCTTTCAGAACGTTGTCTGGAAACCCAATTATCCTTTTAGACAAATCCCGCTCATTCCAAGATCAGCGTATCGACTTCTTCCACGAACTCGGTCATCTTTTGCTTCATATTGGCAATCAGCTTGTAATGCCTGAACCGTTTATCAAATATCAAGAAGAAAGTGCTGAGCAGTTCGTTCTATACGCCCTAATGCCTTTCAGTATGATCAAGCGATTGGAGCTCTCTCCGGACCGCCAACAAGCCATAACCCAGTTGGCTGAAACGTTTGTAGTTGGGAGAGAGCTTGCCAGCAAACGCTATGATCAAATTTTGCGTCGCGAGTTCGAAGGCACTGTAATGGCAGAGACAGCTGCAGCGTACATCCCTGGAAAGGAGGTGGAACTTATTAATCCAAGCGAACCACAATTTTCAGTCTATTACGACCCATCCGGAACATTGGACGGGCCGTCGCAGATGGTTGTGATTTTAGACGAATGGACCCTAATGAACTGCCGAGAGATTGAGCTTCCGATCGGCGAACGTTTGCCGGAGATTGACCAGGATGAAATGCAGACTTTCGATGGTATTGCTGTTCATCAAGGGGATGTGGTTTCTTTCGATGGTCGTGTTACGCTGCAAGTGCATGAACTGTTATTTCGACACGGACTAACCCGCAGGAAGTTCATTATCCATATGCACAGCGTGGATATGCTGATGGCTCGGGACCAAGCGATGTCCCGTAGATTGGATTGGTAA
- a CDS encoding helix-turn-helix domain-containing protein — protein sequence MFGDVLRKLRQERKLNMDEFVKQINQKYNMTFSKSMVSRWENNLTDPRMESVRVIADFFEVSMDDLLELNTDQDHSLKEFESYMANPEHDLFFKELMGAPEERIEDLKKVWEIIKRSSESEDK from the coding sequence ATGTTTGGTGATGTGTTAAGGAAATTGAGACAAGAACGCAAACTAAATATGGACGAATTTGTGAAGCAAATTAATCAGAAGTACAATATGACGTTCAGCAAGAGCATGGTGTCCCGATGGGAAAATAATCTTACTGATCCACGAATGGAGTCTGTGAGAGTAATTGCCGATTTTTTCGAAGTGTCGATGGATGATTTGCTCGAACTAAATACCGATCAGGATCATAGCCTGAAGGAATTCGAATCCTATATGGCCAACCCTGAACACGATCTATTTTTCAAAGAACTTATGGGTGCTCCTGAAGAAAGAATCGAGGACCTAAAAAAAGTCTGGGAGATCATTAAGCGGTCATCCGAATCCGAAGATAAATAA
- a CDS encoding helix-turn-helix transcriptional regulator: MAGMSPNANRRREPYTKIKVFLLERNIPQSEVGEVIGKRSSAINQKLNGTGGDFSLGEARVLSRQFGIPMEYFFEVDVPKKEREV; encoded by the coding sequence ATGGCGGGAATGTCTCCAAATGCGAATAGACGGAGGGAACCTTACACAAAAATAAAAGTATTTCTTTTGGAACGGAACATCCCTCAAAGTGAGGTAGGGGAGGTGATCGGCAAGAGAAGCAGCGCCATTAACCAAAAACTGAACGGGACCGGAGGTGACTTCTCTTTAGGGGAAGCTCGAGTTCTTTCTCGACAATTTGGCATTCCGATGGAATATTTTTTTGAAGTCGATGTTCCTAAAAAGGAACGGGAGGTGTAG
- a CDS encoding group-specific protein, with protein sequence MRLCRERIEQVTKEIDAEFVFWDTRELMRRTCLSWNTIQSLFFFDSRFPKHKVGGKWLFPARETRQFLETWLSEQPK encoded by the coding sequence ATGCGGTTATGCCGAGAGCGGATCGAGCAAGTCACCAAGGAAATTGATGCAGAATTCGTGTTCTGGGACACTCGGGAACTCATGCGTAGAACTTGTCTGAGCTGGAATACGATTCAGAGTCTATTCTTCTTCGACTCTCGTTTCCCGAAGCATAAGGTCGGCGGTAAGTGGTTGTTCCCAGCCCGAGAGACGAGGCAGTTTTTGGAGACCTGGTTAAGTGAGCAACCGAAGTGA
- a CDS encoding helix-turn-helix domain-containing protein — protein MQSDINALSGGALSEGTREEESLSYRLNEILKQKGWTRYRLSKESGVPVSTIYGIFNRNIGISFRNIQKIANALGTSDFI, from the coding sequence ATGCAAAGTGATATCAATGCTTTATCTGGCGGCGCTCTATCCGAGGGAACGAGGGAGGAAGAAAGCCTGTCTTATCGTCTAAATGAAATTTTAAAGCAAAAAGGGTGGACGAGGTATCGGCTCAGCAAAGAAAGTGGAGTACCGGTGAGTACGATCTACGGCATTTTCAATAGAAACATAGGTATATCGTTCAGGAATATTCAAAAGATTGCAAACGCACTTGGTACTTCAGATTTTATATAG
- a CDS encoding helix-turn-helix domain-containing protein: MENRGIDARLLSQITGVSTSTVERWIEGKFEPRHKNLMRIADALNISTDYLTGRT; this comes from the coding sequence ATGGAAAATCGCGGAATTGACGCTCGTTTGCTTTCCCAGATCACTGGCGTTTCGACCTCCACAGTTGAACGCTGGATCGAAGGAAAGTTTGAACCTAGACATAAGAATCTAATGCGCATAGCCGACGCACTAAATATCTCTACCGATTACCTGACAGGCAGAACCTAA
- a CDS encoding Cas9 inhibitor AcrIIA9 family protein: MDEAVKKLKDEMEKAKDNPFVQLIGNYLLQLLETNPATAEKIVAEKKTISGSLDAMKSAAQKKAVKGMAMLTDEEGYTEVRKYYGIEGSAQAIVVPAAPVAPPADPPADPPAATPTPPAPDKSLGVDLDDLLAGFGL; this comes from the coding sequence ATGGATGAAGCTGTTAAGAAGTTGAAGGATGAAATGGAGAAGGCCAAGGACAACCCCTTTGTGCAGCTGATCGGGAATTACCTCCTGCAGCTGCTCGAAACCAATCCTGCCACAGCTGAGAAGATTGTGGCCGAGAAGAAGACGATTTCCGGTAGTCTGGATGCCATGAAATCAGCAGCCCAGAAGAAGGCTGTCAAGGGCATGGCAATGTTGACGGATGAAGAGGGGTACACCGAGGTCCGGAAATATTACGGCATCGAGGGCTCTGCTCAGGCGATCGTTGTTCCGGCCGCACCAGTCGCCCCGCCTGCTGACCCGCCTGCTGACCCGCCGGCAGCGACCCCAACACCGCCCGCTCCTGACAAGAGCCTCGGCGTTGATCTTGACGACCTTCTGGCCGGATTCGGATTGTAA
- a CDS encoding PcfJ domain-containing protein, whose amino-acid sequence MMEYQEFKTHLPAAHSQELQDYVTDTVMLDSRYLFFNQKRGIQTAYCTHCGKTHVPDSMLKHKQLVRATCPHCKSVCRVQAAWMGRSYMRDRAVFVWYERSLVDPQAITAQVISAHWDYSGDFRQVKKELSCSHEYLFAPRKSLYFGYQRKRLSAYSAFDRHFSGFCNYPRFMSKENIERAVTGTPFQYSTWEKYTRYKNSEYVSDMTEFFDLAARYPCIEYLTKGGFGQFIWAKLYKHNTWGAISWNAGTLPKVLRLSKAELREARALGVEITPKQLRFYQIQRKAGRKVSLSEAVILADISEGYYEGFYQSFVKLADEQTVLRYMLKQIRNGHYKTVTSMLTDWKDYRDECKQLRMNIREERYLFPNDLRKAHAETSKKIKFKRDKKLDNKIKSRLPELNKFRYENGVFLIRPAASSEELFDEGALQKICIGGYTGNYATGKTDLFFIRQKSEPEKPFYAVEISGGVIRQCRGRGNCEATPEVQAFVESFKERFLNKTSKSKTKTQGVAV is encoded by the coding sequence ATGATGGAGTACCAGGAATTCAAGACGCACCTCCCTGCCGCGCACAGTCAGGAGCTCCAGGATTATGTAACCGATACAGTGATGTTGGACAGCCGGTATCTATTCTTTAACCAAAAGCGCGGCATACAGACCGCCTACTGCACCCACTGTGGAAAGACCCATGTACCAGATTCCATGCTTAAGCACAAGCAGCTGGTACGAGCGACTTGCCCTCATTGCAAATCGGTCTGTCGGGTACAGGCAGCCTGGATGGGGCGCAGTTACATGAGGGATAGAGCCGTATTCGTCTGGTACGAGCGCTCTCTTGTCGATCCGCAAGCCATCACGGCGCAGGTCATATCTGCCCACTGGGATTACAGCGGTGATTTCCGGCAGGTGAAAAAAGAGCTCTCTTGCAGTCATGAATACCTATTTGCTCCGAGAAAGAGTCTGTACTTTGGGTATCAAAGAAAGCGTCTGAGTGCTTATAGCGCATTCGATCGTCATTTTTCTGGTTTTTGTAATTACCCACGATTCATGAGTAAAGAAAATATCGAGCGGGCCGTTACCGGAACTCCATTCCAGTATTCGACATGGGAGAAATACACTCGCTACAAGAACTCTGAATACGTATCCGACATGACAGAATTCTTCGATCTCGCTGCACGGTATCCGTGCATTGAATACCTAACTAAAGGCGGATTCGGGCAGTTCATTTGGGCTAAGCTCTACAAACATAACACTTGGGGGGCAATAAGTTGGAATGCCGGTACCTTGCCGAAAGTCCTGCGTTTGTCCAAAGCCGAACTGAGAGAGGCGCGCGCTCTCGGGGTAGAGATAACCCCAAAGCAATTGAGGTTCTACCAGATCCAGCGCAAAGCTGGGCGAAAGGTTTCGCTTTCCGAGGCAGTTATCTTGGCTGATATCAGCGAAGGGTACTACGAAGGATTCTACCAGTCATTCGTCAAGTTGGCCGACGAACAGACTGTGTTGCGGTACATGCTGAAGCAAATCCGGAATGGGCATTACAAAACGGTAACATCAATGCTCACTGACTGGAAGGATTACCGGGATGAATGCAAGCAGCTCCGAATGAACATCAGGGAGGAAAGGTATCTGTTTCCGAATGATCTCCGGAAAGCTCATGCCGAGACATCCAAAAAGATCAAGTTCAAACGTGATAAGAAGTTGGACAACAAAATCAAGAGCCGGCTTCCTGAGCTGAACAAATTCCGGTATGAGAACGGCGTTTTCCTAATCCGGCCGGCGGCGTCTTCAGAGGAACTATTCGACGAAGGGGCGTTGCAGAAGATTTGCATTGGTGGGTACACGGGAAATTACGCTACCGGGAAAACGGATTTGTTCTTTATCCGGCAGAAGTCAGAGCCCGAAAAGCCATTCTATGCCGTGGAGATATCCGGCGGAGTCATTCGGCAATGCCGAGGAAGAGGGAACTGTGAAGCAACGCCAGAGGTCCAGGCCTTCGTTGAGTCGTTTAAAGAACGGTTTCTGAATAAAACAAGTAAATCCAAAACCAAAACACAGGGGGTAGCAGTATGA
- a CDS encoding DUF3102 domain-containing protein has protein sequence MNQVSLRTADVIAVEINSIKEQTQRIMLQASIEIGRRLVEAKGMIEFGQWGNWLADSVDYSQSTANNLMRIFEEYGSDQLTLFGENAKSEALGSLTYTQAVALLGIPSEERETFATENHVEDMSTRELQDAVKAHKQAVKDKEAAEKVAAAAEKTAEKERKAREKLEKQQADHAAIVQRLQDQLDAAQAASDSGDDGAAAEAQEAAAELQESLAKSNEQLIESQRRIKELEEELKAKPVDVTTATAYETPPEVLQELEQLRKKAASNTVEDVALFKAHIKTAGDGFNAALNTINTIKAKDPEVAAKCIAVLTATIERMQKMLVVVQKDSEE, from the coding sequence ATGAACCAGGTGTCCTTACGGACGGCTGACGTGATCGCCGTCGAAATCAACAGCATCAAGGAACAGACCCAACGGATTATGCTCCAGGCAAGTATCGAGATCGGCCGCCGGCTGGTAGAGGCCAAAGGCATGATCGAGTTTGGGCAATGGGGGAACTGGCTGGCCGACTCTGTCGATTACAGCCAAAGCACTGCGAATAATCTCATGCGCATTTTCGAAGAGTACGGATCGGACCAGCTCACCTTGTTTGGGGAAAATGCAAAATCCGAAGCGCTTGGAAGTTTGACCTACACGCAGGCGGTCGCTTTGCTCGGCATTCCGTCCGAGGAGCGCGAGACATTCGCTACCGAAAACCATGTCGAGGACATGTCCACTCGGGAGCTCCAGGACGCAGTCAAGGCCCACAAGCAGGCGGTGAAAGACAAGGAGGCAGCTGAGAAGGTGGCGGCCGCAGCGGAAAAAACCGCCGAGAAAGAGCGCAAGGCCCGCGAGAAGCTGGAGAAGCAACAAGCCGACCATGCGGCCATTGTACAACGGCTTCAGGATCAGCTGGATGCTGCACAAGCGGCGTCGGACTCCGGGGACGATGGAGCGGCGGCTGAAGCGCAAGAAGCCGCTGCTGAGTTGCAGGAATCCCTTGCCAAGTCTAATGAGCAACTGATCGAGTCGCAACGACGGATCAAGGAGCTTGAAGAAGAACTGAAGGCCAAGCCGGTTGATGTGACAACCGCAACAGCATATGAAACACCTCCGGAGGTACTGCAAGAGCTGGAGCAGCTCCGCAAGAAAGCAGCATCCAACACAGTAGAAGACGTCGCCTTGTTCAAGGCCCATATCAAGACGGCCGGGGATGGCTTCAACGCCGCGCTGAATACGATCAATACCATCAAGGCCAAAGACCCGGAGGTTGCCGCGAAGTGCATCGCGGTATTAACGGCAACCATCGAAAGAATGCAGAAAATGCTGGTAGTCGTTCAAAAGGACTCTGAGGAGTAA
- a CDS encoding ArpU family phage packaging/lysis transcriptional regulator, whose product MKVHQMVMDIYKVDEEATRAAVEKYLFQAREYKVTEYIPDEPSVTASPEVRYHGPTNVTGDQTATIAIRAADEMERRRRHVERAERAVSRLGERQRRLIQVRYMDDDDVLDYNAAEELGFSERHYRRIKSVAIYRLASTLGLIVLREE is encoded by the coding sequence ATGAAAGTCCATCAGATGGTAATGGACATATATAAGGTAGACGAGGAGGCGACGCGGGCGGCCGTTGAAAAGTATCTCTTCCAAGCCCGCGAATACAAGGTAACGGAGTACATTCCGGACGAGCCATCCGTCACAGCGAGCCCCGAAGTGCGATATCACGGACCGACCAACGTTACCGGAGACCAAACGGCCACTATCGCCATTCGGGCAGCAGACGAGATGGAGCGCCGACGGCGGCATGTTGAACGAGCAGAACGGGCTGTATCTCGGCTCGGGGAGCGGCAGCGCCGATTGATTCAAGTTCGGTACATGGATGACGATGATGTTCTGGATTACAATGCCGCCGAAGAGTTGGGTTTCAGCGAGAGACATTACCGGCGTATCAAGTCAGTAGCTATTTACCGGCTGGCTTCGACTCTCGGCCTCATCGTGCTTCGGGAAGAGTAA
- a CDS encoding HNH endonuclease, with product MPSKPKRPCGQPGCPELTDKGYCDKHRKERDRRRGTAASRGYGHKWKVARDQYLKEHPLCVECLKVGKVEAARAVDHIIAHKGDPVLFWNRSNWQSLCIPCHSLKTVQKDGGFGREARG from the coding sequence ATGCCTAGCAAACCAAAGCGCCCATGCGGACAGCCAGGATGCCCAGAGCTTACAGACAAAGGTTACTGCGACAAGCACCGTAAGGAGCGAGACCGGCGCAGGGGTACAGCTGCAAGCCGTGGGTATGGTCACAAGTGGAAGGTAGCGCGTGACCAATACCTGAAGGAACACCCGCTATGCGTGGAGTGCTTGAAGGTTGGCAAGGTAGAAGCAGCCCGCGCAGTGGATCACATCATCGCTCACAAGGGCGACCCGGTACTGTTCTGGAACCGAAGCAACTGGCAATCGCTCTGCATTCCGTGCCATAGCCTTAAAACTGTACAAAAAGATGGAGGATTTGGCCGGGAAGCCAGGGGGTAG
- a CDS encoding phage terminase small subunit P27 family, whose amino-acid sequence MNKIIAFDHMRVGAKGGGKHWTEKEVKSREAAAKKLKRKKRTTMKCPDWIGEEARKVWNKTVKDMKEFEILDTVDEEVLALYCDLVAKLRELNFHIADNGYTVRNAKGEIVPSAEVKMAQTYQRLVLQYAGKLGITAEARARLAKKMADVAGAGSGGGTDDLFD is encoded by the coding sequence ATGAACAAGATCATCGCCTTTGATCACATGCGGGTTGGTGCCAAAGGCGGCGGGAAACATTGGACGGAGAAGGAGGTTAAAAGTCGGGAGGCAGCGGCCAAGAAGCTCAAGCGTAAGAAGCGTACAACCATGAAATGTCCGGACTGGATAGGCGAAGAGGCTCGCAAGGTCTGGAACAAGACAGTCAAGGATATGAAGGAATTCGAAATCCTTGACACCGTTGACGAAGAGGTGCTGGCACTCTATTGCGATCTTGTCGCGAAGCTCCGGGAATTGAATTTCCATATCGCAGACAATGGTTATACGGTCAGAAACGCCAAAGGCGAAATCGTCCCTTCAGCCGAAGTAAAAATGGCCCAGACGTATCAACGCCTGGTATTGCAGTACGCCGGCAAGCTCGGTATTACGGCAGAGGCACGGGCACGGCTTGCCAAAAAGATGGCGGATGTAGCCGGCGCAGGAAGCGGAGGGGGAACAGATGACCTCTTCGACTGA
- a CDS encoding terminase large subunit, which produces MTSSTDWEELHPTHRYAAEIITGIRPSCEMEYLACQRHLADLKRQASPDFPYVFDESRADRVFDWFEKCCRHVRGPFSGQLIELLPFQKFDLGAVYGWVHMETGQRRFRKAFHLRARGNVKSTEMSGLALYGMCADAIYPPGEPSKRQYEHSPEVDCAAVDKGQAKRVWGDAREMGLNSPEISKRLRIKRGYIEHESRGGLLKPLSKDTKNKDSGAPCLVVIDEYHAHPTSEILDVSYSGFGKRLQSLMQIISTAGKDAENSPCKKEYDILRKMMRGETPMQDTYFVMIRELPDDANPHDEELWALPNPVLQEDNAYSQELRRQIRTEHDEAYNSGDPDKIREWLIKRVNRWQADSENKYMSGIMDKWKALAATREAFLSLVRGRDTWVGLDLSKRVDLTADGNVFKLDGETEIQTEKGVIKPLYAVTAYGFMPEETATKHEHSDRVPYKAWAGGGWCTLTDGAVTDYRYIKTHIHDLEFDEKWNIVEIDYDPYNATHFAQEMDADGYTTVEIRQGVQTLSEPTKYFRELILKGLIVHDGSPLLTWCLSNAVEIIDNNGNIKLSKKHKDDSQRIDLLAAIINALARAMVIEQQPKNVYEARGMRSLLD; this is translated from the coding sequence ATGACCTCTTCGACTGATTGGGAGGAGTTGCATCCTACTCATCGCTACGCCGCAGAGATCATCACAGGAATTCGACCGAGTTGCGAAATGGAGTACCTGGCCTGCCAACGGCATTTGGCGGATTTGAAGCGCCAGGCGTCGCCCGACTTCCCGTATGTTTTCGATGAGAGCAGAGCCGACAGGGTATTTGATTGGTTTGAAAAATGCTGCCGGCATGTTCGCGGTCCGTTCAGCGGTCAACTCATTGAGCTGCTTCCATTTCAGAAATTCGATCTCGGCGCGGTTTATGGATGGGTTCATATGGAGACCGGACAACGCCGGTTCCGCAAGGCATTCCACCTCCGGGCTCGGGGCAACGTAAAATCAACTGAAATGAGTGGACTGGCGCTGTACGGCATGTGCGCTGACGCGATCTATCCGCCTGGCGAGCCGAGCAAGCGGCAGTATGAACACAGTCCCGAAGTAGATTGCGCTGCCGTAGATAAGGGACAGGCCAAGCGGGTATGGGGCGATGCTCGGGAAATGGGCCTGAACAGCCCGGAGATATCGAAACGGCTGCGGATTAAGCGCGGGTACATCGAACACGAAAGTCGCGGAGGACTCCTGAAACCATTGTCCAAGGATACCAAGAACAAGGACTCCGGCGCCCCTTGCCTCGTTGTAATTGACGAGTATCATGCACATCCGACATCTGAAATCCTTGATGTGTCTTATTCAGGGTTCGGCAAGCGGCTGCAATCTCTCATGCAGATTATCAGCACAGCGGGCAAGGATGCAGAAAATAGCCCGTGCAAGAAGGAGTATGACATCCTGCGCAAGATGATGCGCGGCGAGACGCCGATGCAGGATACGTATTTCGTAATGATTCGTGAGCTTCCGGATGATGCCAATCCTCACGACGAGGAGCTATGGGCGCTACCCAACCCAGTATTGCAGGAGGACAACGCCTACTCTCAGGAGCTTCGGCGGCAAATTAGGACGGAGCATGACGAGGCGTACAACAGCGGTGACCCGGATAAGATCCGGGAATGGCTCATCAAGCGAGTGAATCGTTGGCAGGCCGATAGCGAAAATAAATACATGTCCGGCATCATGGACAAGTGGAAGGCCCTTGCGGCGACGCGGGAGGCCTTTTTGAGTTTGGTTCGTGGCCGTGATACATGGGTTGGACTTGACTTATCGAAACGGGTGGACCTGACGGCGGACGGCAATGTATTCAAGCTGGATGGAGAAACAGAAATTCAGACGGAAAAAGGCGTTATCAAACCCCTGTATGCCGTCACTGCGTATGGATTCATGCCGGAAGAGACAGCGACCAAGCACGAACATTCGGACCGGGTGCCGTATAAGGCTTGGGCCGGTGGTGGGTGGTGCACACTGACTGATGGTGCCGTCACCGATTATCGCTACATTAAGACGCACATCCACGATCTGGAGTTCGACGAAAAGTGGAATATCGTTGAAATCGACTATGACCCGTATAACGCGACGCACTTTGCCCAGGAGATGGACGCAGACGGATACACAACGGTCGAAATCCGGCAGGGTGTGCAGACACTCTCGGAGCCGACCAAGTATTTCCGTGAGCTCATTCTGAAGGGGCTTATCGTCCACGATGGCAGCCCGCTGCTGACCTGGTGCCTATCCAACGCGGTCGAGATTATCGACAACAACGGAAACATCAAGCTGAGCAAAAAGCATAAGGATGACAGCCAGCGCATCGACTTGCTTGCGGCAATCATAAATGCCTTGGCCCGCGCGATGGTCATCGAGCAGCAGCCGAAGAACGTTTACGAAGCGCGTGGCATGCGCAGTCTGTTGGACTGA